In Pseudanabaena yagii GIHE-NHR1, a genomic segment contains:
- a CDS encoding tyrosine-type recombinase/integrase, which yields MSLTLATVTTQFLERPGLSIATQKSYELTLIPLLQKYGRYPIEILGRAVIEEYLNGLNHLAYTTHHRHQSIVQALLNFAVEQGYIRVNPIAHLRRRKPDFSKGEHASDCVIRYLSTPQLQQMYEAITPDCRLNAVVRLLHRSGARIAELLALNLEDLDLQGQRFQVVG from the coding sequence ATGTCGCTGACTTTAGCAACAGTTACTACTCAATTTTTAGAGCGTCCTGGACTGAGTATCGCCACCCAAAAGTCTTACGAACTGACACTGATTCCGCTACTACAAAAGTATGGACGATATCCAATTGAGATTCTGGGTCGTGCAGTAATAGAAGAGTATCTCAACGGCTTGAACCATCTAGCCTATACAACTCACCACCGACATCAATCCATCGTTCAAGCCCTCCTAAACTTTGCTGTCGAACAAGGATATATCAGAGTCAATCCAATAGCTCATTTACGACGGCGTAAGCCAGATTTTAGTAAAGGCGAACATGCCTCAGATTGCGTCATCCGCTATCTGAGTACCCCCCAACTCCAGCAAATGTATGAGGCGATTACACCCGATTGTCGCCTGAATGCTGTAGTTCGACTTTTACACCGCAGTGGAGCAAGAATTGCCGAACTCTTAGCTTTAAATCTAGAAGATCTAGATCTGCAAGGGCAGAGGTTTCAGGTCGTTGGGTAA
- a CDS encoding carboxylesterase family protein has protein sequence MTVEQRSFDTANGTFPYLFSPATASESAPLVLFLHGARDRGNDLNVLLKWGLPLFVNESQSLPYFFAAPQLPADQTWVERAEDVIAFLDHLLANNSINPAQVIIAGFSLGTAGTWHIATTYSDRFAGVVAVSGRVPQVIAEKDLAKLKDIPVQVFQGGQDANIPIADVEKFVETLRGLGISVNLTVFPEGDHFIADQVYSAPDLQQWFISQTRRELAISA, from the coding sequence ATGACCGTCGAACAACGCTCTTTTGATACTGCCAATGGAACTTTTCCCTACTTGTTTTCACCTGCAACAGCCAGTGAATCTGCACCCTTGGTACTATTCCTGCATGGCGCACGCGATCGCGGTAATGATTTGAATGTTTTGCTGAAGTGGGGCTTACCACTGTTTGTGAATGAATCGCAGTCATTGCCCTACTTTTTTGCTGCTCCTCAACTGCCTGCGGATCAAACTTGGGTCGAACGGGCTGAGGATGTGATTGCATTTCTCGATCATTTGCTAGCGAACAATTCGATCAATCCAGCACAGGTGATCATCGCAGGGTTTAGCCTCGGTACAGCAGGTACATGGCATATCGCGACAACCTATAGTGATCGCTTTGCGGGTGTGGTTGCAGTATCAGGTCGTGTACCTCAAGTGATCGCGGAGAAAGATCTCGCCAAACTCAAGGATATTCCTGTACAGGTATTCCAAGGTGGACAAGACGCGAATATTCCCATTGCCGATGTGGAAAAGTTTGTGGAGACTTTGCGTGGTCTTGGCATATCTGTAAATCTAACGGTGTTTCCTGAAGGTGATCACTTTATTGCCGATCAGGTATATAGCGCTCCAGATTTACAGCAATGGTTTATTTCGCAAACTCGCCGTGAATTAGCGATCTCTGCTTAA
- a CDS encoding Tn3 family transposase, which yields MTAIERTAYPRFKSLPNLKELAELYTPTESELAFARVQTASKEGRFRLLISLKAFQRLGYFPDAASIPTALIEHLRKLLNLNSSVDAIAPLRSLRRYERAIRTFLKVKIFDAGARQHIAIAIATAATTMDRNADLINVAIEELVKESYELPAFSTLDRLAGNVRSITNHRLFQQVASKLTPAEQTFLDELLLSQPVEGQVTLNLLKSPPKSVRLSHIIQLQSKFDKLMSFGNAQRLLAGIAKSKIQSFAAQAKALDISDFRDIKTNKRNALLVCLLYRAQVKTRDYLVDLFLKRMRKIHYLARQRLVELREQHLKQTEVMLGVLAEILEVSVDHPDEQTFGNQVQALLQSHGGSAELLERCQAITTYNSDNYLPLIRHFFGRYRPLLFELVRSLELQSTSQDQSLPVALAFVLKHEQRRSKYLPSDDLDLSFISERWRRLVVEQRGEEQVLSRVHLEVCIFTYLAAELKTGDISVAGSEQYADFREQLLSWEECEHDLASYGIQSGLPVTAESFVAALKQQLTEVAQTVDQICQDGSQITINEVGAPVLKRLVAEVKPSGADELEAKIWERLPERSVLDILCNVEYWLNWTRHFGLASGSEAKIDQPTERYILAVFGYGCNLGPYQTARHTRGLINGQMLSRINRLHIQTSQIEAAIRELINAYNLLPLPKCWGTGKRAAADGSKFQIHENSLMSEYHIRYGGYGGIAYHHVSDTYIALFTHFITCGVWEAVYILDGLLKNSSDIQPDTLHADTQGQSLPVFALSYLLGIKLMPRIRNWQDYTFFRPSPEAVYKYIDPLFTDVVDWKLIQTHWQDLIRVTLSIQAGKLMPSTILRRLGSNSRKNRLYQTFQALGQVVRTLFLLQYISDRALRQEITACTNIVEGYHNFLDWLFFGKQGVLTDHDPEEQEKRLKYLDLVASAVIFQNTVDISAAVRSLVEDGHKIDRELLSTLSPYLTRHLKRYGDYVVDLTTIPEPLDLAVSLPIEIVQE from the coding sequence ATGACCGCAATCGAACGCACCGCCTATCCTCGTTTTAAATCTCTCCCGAATCTCAAAGAATTAGCCGAACTCTATACCCCAACTGAATCCGAGCTAGCTTTTGCTCGTGTCCAAACTGCCAGTAAAGAAGGTCGATTTCGCTTGTTGATATCTCTGAAAGCTTTTCAGCGTCTAGGGTACTTTCCAGATGCGGCATCAATTCCAACCGCACTCATTGAGCATTTACGGAAGCTATTGAATTTAAACAGTTCAGTTGATGCCATTGCCCCCCTGCGGTCACTACGTCGCTATGAAAGAGCGATTCGGACTTTTCTAAAAGTTAAAATCTTTGATGCTGGCGCACGTCAACATATCGCTATTGCTATCGCAACGGCGGCGACAACTATGGATCGTAACGCCGATTTAATTAATGTGGCGATTGAGGAATTGGTCAAAGAAAGTTATGAGTTACCAGCGTTTAGTACCTTAGATCGCCTAGCTGGCAATGTACGTTCGATTACCAATCACAGATTATTTCAACAGGTGGCATCAAAGTTAACTCCTGCGGAGCAGACCTTTTTAGACGAGCTACTCTTATCTCAACCCGTCGAAGGTCAGGTCACGCTCAATTTACTCAAATCTCCGCCCAAGAGTGTTAGACTTTCCCACATCATTCAGTTGCAATCTAAATTTGACAAGCTGATGTCTTTTGGCAATGCCCAACGGTTGTTAGCGGGGATTGCTAAGAGTAAGATTCAATCTTTTGCTGCTCAAGCTAAAGCGCTGGACATTTCGGATTTTCGAGATATCAAAACTAATAAACGAAACGCTTTACTGGTGTGTTTGCTCTATCGGGCGCAAGTTAAAACCAGAGATTATTTGGTCGATCTGTTTCTCAAGCGGATGCGGAAAATTCACTACCTTGCCCGCCAACGATTGGTGGAACTCAGAGAACAACATCTCAAGCAAACTGAAGTGATGCTAGGGGTGTTAGCAGAGATTTTAGAGGTATCTGTCGATCATCCTGACGAACAAACTTTCGGAAATCAAGTGCAAGCCCTACTACAGTCTCATGGTGGTTCCGCCGAGCTACTCGAACGCTGTCAGGCAATTACGACTTACAACAGCGATAATTATTTACCATTAATTCGGCATTTCTTCGGTCGTTATCGTCCGTTGCTATTTGAATTGGTCAGATCTTTGGAACTTCAATCGACCTCTCAAGATCAATCGTTACCTGTAGCTTTGGCGTTTGTGTTGAAGCACGAACAGCGGCGCAGTAAATATTTACCCAGCGACGATCTCGATTTGAGTTTCATTAGCGAGCGGTGGCGACGATTGGTGGTGGAACAGCGTGGGGAAGAGCAAGTACTGTCGAGAGTTCATCTCGAAGTATGCATCTTCACCTATTTAGCGGCTGAGTTGAAAACAGGAGATATCTCTGTCGCTGGTTCCGAGCAATACGCCGACTTTCGCGAACAGTTACTTTCATGGGAAGAATGTGAACACGACTTGGCAAGTTATGGAATACAAAGCGGTTTACCAGTAACCGCTGAGTCCTTTGTGGCTGCTTTAAAACAGCAATTAACAGAGGTGGCACAGACAGTTGACCAGATCTGTCAAGATGGTAGTCAAATTACCATTAACGAAGTTGGAGCACCCGTCCTCAAACGTTTGGTAGCAGAAGTGAAACCGTCTGGTGCCGATGAACTCGAAGCTAAGATTTGGGAACGTTTGCCAGAGCGGAGCGTATTGGACATCCTGTGCAATGTGGAATATTGGCTCAACTGGACGCGGCATTTTGGATTAGCTTCAGGCTCTGAGGCTAAAATAGACCAACCCACTGAGCGGTATATTCTGGCTGTGTTTGGTTATGGGTGTAACCTTGGTCCCTATCAAACAGCACGTCATACACGCGGACTGATCAATGGACAGATGTTGTCGCGCATCAATCGGCTACATATTCAAACCAGCCAAATCGAAGCAGCAATCCGGGAGCTGATTAATGCTTACAATTTACTCCCATTGCCCAAGTGTTGGGGAACGGGGAAACGCGCAGCCGCTGATGGAAGCAAGTTTCAGATTCATGAAAACAGTTTGATGTCAGAGTACCATATCCGCTATGGCGGTTATGGTGGGATTGCTTACCATCATGTCTCAGATACTTACATTGCGCTGTTCACCCACTTTATTACCTGTGGAGTATGGGAGGCAGTGTATATCTTGGATGGGTTACTGAAGAACAGTTCGGATATTCAACCAGATACCTTACATGCGGATACTCAAGGTCAATCATTGCCTGTCTTTGCTTTGTCCTATCTATTGGGAATCAAGCTGATGCCTCGGATTCGGAACTGGCAGGATTATACGTTCTTTCGTCCGAGTCCAGAGGCTGTGTATAAATACATCGATCCGTTATTTACGGATGTGGTGGATTGGAAGTTGATTCAAACTCATTGGCAGGATTTAATTCGTGTAACTTTGTCTATTCAGGCGGGTAAGTTGATGCCTTCAACGATCTTGCGAAGATTAGGGAGTAATAGTCGCAAGAATCGCCTGTACCAAACTTTTCAAGCCTTGGGACAGGTTGTTAGAACGTTGTTTTTGCTGCAATATATTTCCGACCGCGCTTTACGTCAGGAGATTACAGCTTGCACCAATATTGTTGAAGGCTATCACAATTTTCTGGACTGGTTATTTTTTGGTAAGCAGGGGGTACTTACAGACCACGATCCTGAAGAGCAAGAGAAGCGGCTCAAGTATCTCGACTTAGTTGCCAGCGCGGTGATTTTTCAGAATACTGTGGATATTTCTGCTGCGGTACGCAGTTTGGTT
- a CDS encoding TauD/TfdA dioxygenase family protein encodes MSNQSIVVKPTSTFTGAEIEGVDLSQPLSDEIIKDIRNALLKWKVVFFRNQNLDHAGQVAFTSRFGEVTYAHPHEDEPIADHPEILPIDRSRFERRNGLQKSSYESRWHTDVTAAVNPPAGSILRAVNVPSVGGDTTWTNLVAAYEGLSEPIRELADKLKAQHHFNAGLQLPPSSKYAQRIAANPLVSIHPVVRVHPETGEKALFVNPGFTSHIIGLSRKESKLLLELFFNQIKKPAYTTRFRWNNGDIAFWDNRATAHLAPQDLDHLDVERVLYRTTITGDIPVGPDGFRSEIVEGEVFNSNLPSVLKQKAEELKAEPVLA; translated from the coding sequence ATGAGTAATCAGTCCATTGTCGTTAAGCCAACTTCTACCTTCACTGGTGCAGAAATTGAAGGTGTAGATTTGTCTCAGCCTCTATCCGATGAAATCATCAAAGATATTCGTAATGCGCTTTTAAAATGGAAAGTTGTATTCTTCCGCAATCAAAATCTTGATCATGCAGGTCAGGTTGCTTTCACTTCACGCTTTGGCGAAGTGACCTACGCGCATCCCCACGAAGATGAACCGATCGCTGATCATCCTGAAATCCTTCCTATTGATCGCAGCCGTTTTGAACGCCGTAATGGACTGCAAAAATCCAGCTATGAAAGTCGTTGGCACACAGATGTTACTGCCGCCGTTAATCCTCCCGCAGGTTCGATTTTGCGGGCTGTGAATGTTCCTAGTGTCGGTGGAGATACCACTTGGACAAACTTGGTTGCAGCCTACGAAGGTTTGTCTGAACCTATTCGTGAACTCGCTGATAAGCTGAAGGCGCAACATCATTTCAATGCAGGTTTGCAACTTCCCCCCAGTAGCAAATATGCTCAACGCATTGCCGCTAATCCTCTTGTTTCGATCCATCCTGTGGTGCGCGTGCATCCTGAAACTGGCGAAAAGGCTCTATTTGTCAATCCTGGATTCACTTCTCATATTATTGGACTCTCTCGCAAAGAAAGTAAGCTCTTGCTGGAGTTGTTCTTCAACCAAATCAAGAAGCCCGCCTACACCACTCGCTTCCGTTGGAACAATGGCGATATTGCCTTCTGGGATAACCGCGCCACTGCTCACCTCGCACCTCAAGATCTCGATCATCTAGATGTTGAGCGTGTTCTCTATCGCACTACGATCACTGGAGATATTCCCGTCGGTCCCGATGGCTTCCGTTCAGAAATCGTTGAAGGTGAAGTATTTAACAGCAATTTGCCTAGCGTTTTGAAGCAAAAAGCTGAAGAGTTGAAAGCAGAACCAGTTCTTGCTTAG
- a CDS encoding LLM class flavin-dependent oxidoreductase, giving the protein MSKTKQLKLGAFMRPISIHTGAWRYPNALPDANFNFPAIKKLIQKLEQGKFDAFFMADHLALLNMPISALQRSHTVTSFEPFTLLSALANATEHIGLVATASTTYDAPFHIARRFASLDHISEGRAGWNIVTTANPDAALNFGLEEELEHDERYRRAREFYDVVTGLWDSFADDAFIRDVESGIYFDPDKLHVLSHKGKYLSVRGPLNIARPVQGYPVIVQAGASDAGRQLAAETAEVVFAPASNLEAGKALFADIKGRAKAIGRDPDSIKILPGVLVIVGETTEDAIAKRAHLDSLVHYDSGIASLNSALGYDVSGFDPDGALPEIPQSNASRSARDRIVSLAQRENLTIRQLAQRVGSYGGLAFVGTASAIADQMEQWLFEEGSDGFNIMFPFVPEGLNDFVEKVVPEMQRRGIFRKEYEGKTLRENLGLSRPPNQFFQG; this is encoded by the coding sequence ATGAGCAAAACAAAACAATTAAAATTAGGCGCATTTATGCGTCCCATCAGCATCCATACAGGAGCATGGCGCTATCCCAATGCTTTGCCCGATGCTAATTTCAACTTTCCTGCAATTAAAAAACTTATTCAAAAATTAGAACAGGGAAAGTTCGATGCGTTTTTTATGGCGGATCACTTGGCTTTATTGAATATGCCAATTTCCGCACTGCAACGCAGTCACACCGTTACCTCCTTTGAACCCTTCACCTTACTCTCAGCCCTTGCTAATGCTACGGAACATATTGGCTTAGTTGCCACAGCTTCGACAACCTATGATGCACCTTTCCATATTGCCCGTCGTTTTGCTTCCCTTGACCATATTAGTGAAGGGCGTGCAGGATGGAATATTGTCACTACTGCTAATCCTGATGCGGCGCTAAACTTTGGATTAGAAGAAGAGTTAGAACATGATGAACGCTATCGCAGGGCGCGAGAATTCTATGATGTGGTGACGGGGCTTTGGGATTCCTTTGCCGATGATGCTTTCATTCGTGATGTGGAATCAGGTATTTATTTCGATCCTGATAAACTCCATGTGCTTAGTCATAAGGGTAAATATCTCTCCGTAAGAGGTCCTTTAAATATTGCTCGACCTGTGCAGGGCTATCCAGTAATCGTTCAGGCAGGCGCATCGGATGCGGGAAGACAGTTGGCGGCGGAAACTGCGGAAGTTGTATTTGCTCCTGCTAGTAATTTGGAAGCTGGTAAGGCGCTTTTTGCGGATATTAAGGGAAGGGCTAAGGCGATCGGACGCGATCCTGATTCAATCAAAATTCTGCCAGGGGTTTTGGTAATTGTCGGTGAAACTACTGAAGACGCGATCGCTAAACGTGCCCATTTAGATAGTCTTGTCCATTACGATAGTGGCATTGCCAGCCTAAATAGCGCCCTTGGTTATGATGTTTCAGGTTTCGATCCCGATGGAGCTTTACCCGAAATTCCCCAGTCTAATGCCAGTCGTAGCGCACGCGATCGCATCGTCTCCCTTGCCCAACGCGAAAATCTCACCATTCGTCAGTTAGCGCAACGGGTTGGAAGTTATGGCGGTTTAGCCTTTGTCGGTACTGCCTCAGCGATCGCCGATCAAATGGAGCAATGGCTATTTGAAGAGGGTTCGGATGGTTTTAATATCATGTTTCCGTTTGTGCCTGAAGGACTCAATGATTTTGTGGAAAAGGTAGTTCCAGAAATGCAACGACGGGGAATTTTTCGGAAGGAGTACGAGGGCAAAACCCTCCGCGAAAATCTAGGACTTTCCCGACCTCCTAACCAATTTTTTCAGGGCTAA
- a CDS encoding helix-turn-helix domain-containing protein: protein MQLLDSLLAPKADESLGQYLRRLRLHRGLSQADVVELAGIHLQSLGKIERGRTLKLNHKTCSGLAYALNVPKEYLESVGRGVAVDVPSALKFCPSCWTVGTAPESMWLDLRAKCCFLCGMELRHRCVGCQEPITSLKHRFCPFCGTSYQSSSSLKV, encoded by the coding sequence ATGCAGCTTCTTGATTCTTTACTTGCGCCTAAAGCTGATGAATCACTCGGTCAATATCTTCGACGGCTCAGACTACACAGAGGTTTGAGTCAAGCCGATGTGGTCGAGCTTGCAGGTATTCATTTGCAAAGCTTGGGTAAAATCGAACGAGGGAGAACGCTTAAACTCAATCACAAAACTTGTAGTGGGTTGGCTTATGCTCTTAATGTTCCGAAAGAGTATCTCGAATCGGTTGGCAGAGGTGTTGCCGTGGATGTCCCATCTGCGCTCAAGTTTTGTCCGAGTTGCTGGACTGTAGGAACGGCTCCTGAGTCGATGTGGTTGGATTTAAGAGCGAAGTGTTGTTTTCTCTGCGGGATGGAGTTACGTCATCGCTGTGTGGGCTGTCAGGAGCCGATTACTTCCCTGAAGCATCGTTTCTGCCCTTTTTGTGGGACATCTTATCAATCTTCTTCATCTTTAAAAGTTTAA